DNA from Geobacter sulfurreducens PCA:
TTTTACGGCCAATTTCATCGCCCGGGGACGGCAGGCGGCAGGTACCCCTGCCCAGTCGCCCACGCGGTCTGACAACTAGTCGCTTACAGGGTGCTGCATATGAAAACGAATAGCTGGCGTATCCTTCTCATTCTCGTTTCCTGTGTCTGGCTGAGTCAGCCCCTGTCCGCCGTGGCGGCACCGGCCACGTTCGCCTCGGCCACGGTGAAGCTTCATGATCTGGAATTGCTCGACCAGGATGGAAAGTCCCGGCGCTTCCAGAGCGATGTCATCGGCGACCGGCTGGTGGCCATTACGTTCACCTACACCACCTGTACCACCATCTGCCCCATCCTCGACTCGATCTTCGTGACGCTCCAGAAAAAGCTCGGTGCCCGGATGGGAAAGGATTTCCACCTGATCACCATGAGTATCGACCCGGTCAACGACATCCCGAAGCGGCTCAAGGCCTATTCCCTGAAACTCGGCGCCCGTCCCGGCTGGACATTCCTGACCGGCAGCAAGGTGAACAT
Protein-coding regions in this window:
- a CDS encoding SCO family protein; the protein is MKTNSWRILLILVSCVWLSQPLSAVAAPATFASATVKLHDLELLDQDGKSRRFQSDVIGDRLVAITFTYTTCTTICPILDSIFVTLQKKLGARMGKDFHLITMSIDPVNDIPKRLKAYSLKLGARPGWTFLTGSKVNMDKVLVGLDMYSPDIYNHPPSIIVGDGKTGAWQRFYGFPSADKILSSLTELQKARHH